The following proteins come from a genomic window of candidate division TA06 bacterium:
- a CDS encoding NAD(P)H-dependent oxidoreductase subunit E, protein MISNPGKISSIIESFGAAGGSLISMLQEIQAEYHYLPRDALVLIAERTGLPLSQVFSTATFYNAFSLTPRGKHLISVCLGTACHVRGGPKITDKIGRELNVEAGATTDDLQFTLETVRCVGCCALAPVVRIDEDTHGHVTQKKVPAILKKYARGDKQDEDTKPQES, encoded by the coding sequence ATGATTTCTAATCCAGGCAAGATTTCCTCAATCATTGAAAGCTTTGGGGCAGCAGGCGGGTCTCTCATATCCATGCTCCAGGAGATCCAGGCTGAATACCACTATCTACCCAGAGATGCCCTGGTTCTTATCGCCGAGAGGACGGGCCTGCCGCTAAGCCAGGTCTTCAGTACAGCCACCTTCTACAACGCGTTCAGCCTGACCCCCAGGGGAAAGCATTTAATAAGTGTTTGCCTTGGAACTGCCTGCCATGTTCGGGGCGGACCAAAAATCACCGACAAGATCGGTAGAGAGCTGAATGTGGAGGCCGGGGCCACCACAGATGACCTGCAGTTCACCTTGGAGACAGTGAGGTGCGTAGGTTGTTGCGCCCTGGCGCCGGTCGTCAGGATTGACGAGGATACTCACGGTCACGTGACCCAGAAGAAAGTCCCTGCTATCTTGAAGAAGTATGCACGTGGAGACAAACAAGATGAGGATACAAAGCCTCAAGAATCTTGA
- the nuoF gene encoding NADH-quinone oxidoreductase subunit NuoF has protein sequence MRIQSLKNLEGMKKKGLRSLYPDETKVMVGMATCGLATGAKEVFEALKKEAEKRKQKILVTKTGCIGFCSREPLVDVVQKERPRITYGEVDAKKVPGLLDDLSEGKVSKEWVVGKMTEDECLAEGSKRRYFEGEEPEETREIPSYDELSFYKKQKKIATRNCGFIDPESIEEYIARGGYFSLHKVLTDMEPEQVIGDIKKSGLRGRGGAGFPTGLKWEISRKSRSGTKYIVCNADEGDPGAYMDRSILEGDPHTVLEGMIIGAYAIGASEGYIYCRTEYPLAIEELSIAIKKAREYGLLGKNIMGSGMDFDIKISEGAGAFVCGEETALMASIEGKTGEPRMRPPFPSESGLWGKPTNINNVETWANVPVIIGRGGDWYSKIGTKESKGTKVFSIVGKINNTGLVEVPMGITLKELVEDVGGGIPNNREFKAVQTGGPSGGCIPKSLLQLPVDYEELAKAGSIMGSGGLIVMDDETCMVDVAKYFIGFLEDESCGKCLSCREGTERMREILEDITEGRGKEGDIELLESLAAVVKDVSLCGLGSTAPNPVLSTIQYFRDEYEAHIKEKRCPARVCRALVQYRIDPEACTGCRACLTVCPEGAITGERKKAHVLDRKKCIKCGACVEVCKPDAIIVE, from the coding sequence ATGAGGATACAAAGCCTCAAGAATCTTGAGGGGATGAAGAAGAAGGGGCTCCGTTCCCTCTATCCAGATGAAACAAAGGTTATGGTGGGCATGGCTACCTGCGGACTGGCCACCGGTGCAAAAGAGGTCTTTGAAGCCCTTAAGAAAGAAGCAGAAAAACGAAAGCAAAAGATCCTCGTCACGAAGACTGGTTGTATAGGGTTTTGCTCGAGAGAACCCTTGGTGGATGTGGTGCAAAAGGAAAGGCCGAGGATAACCTATGGCGAGGTCGATGCGAAGAAAGTGCCAGGACTCCTTGACGACCTTTCTGAAGGAAAGGTAAGCAAAGAGTGGGTTGTTGGGAAGATGACCGAGGATGAATGTCTGGCAGAGGGTTCCAAGAGGCGGTATTTTGAGGGTGAGGAGCCGGAAGAAACGCGGGAGATCCCTTCATACGATGAGCTTAGCTTCTACAAGAAGCAGAAGAAGATTGCCACGAGAAACTGCGGCTTCATAGATCCAGAGAGCATTGAAGAGTACATTGCCCGAGGAGGATATTTCTCCCTGCACAAAGTGCTGACAGACATGGAACCCGAACAGGTGATTGGGGATATCAAGAAATCAGGTTTGAGAGGTAGAGGTGGGGCGGGTTTTCCCACAGGGCTCAAATGGGAAATCAGCAGAAAAAGCAGGAGTGGAACCAAGTACATTGTTTGCAACGCAGACGAGGGAGATCCTGGTGCATATATGGACAGGTCAATTCTCGAGGGAGACCCACATACTGTACTTGAAGGAATGATCATAGGCGCTTACGCAATCGGAGCGAGTGAAGGATACATATATTGTCGAACAGAGTACCCTTTGGCCATTGAAGAACTCAGTATAGCAATCAAGAAAGCAAGAGAGTATGGTTTGCTCGGGAAAAACATCATGGGCTCGGGGATGGACTTCGACATTAAGATCAGTGAAGGGGCAGGGGCCTTTGTCTGTGGGGAAGAGACAGCTTTGATGGCGTCCATAGAAGGAAAGACAGGCGAACCAAGGATGAGGCCACCGTTTCCTTCTGAGAGTGGGTTGTGGGGAAAACCCACGAATATTAACAACGTGGAGACCTGGGCAAATGTTCCGGTGATCATTGGCAGGGGCGGAGATTGGTACTCGAAGATTGGGACCAAAGAGAGTAAGGGAACAAAGGTCTTCTCCATTGTGGGAAAGATCAACAACACAGGCCTTGTGGAAGTACCGATGGGCATAACGCTCAAAGAACTGGTGGAGGATGTTGGGGGAGGGATACCCAACAACAGGGAGTTCAAGGCTGTTCAGACCGGCGGGCCATCAGGGGGCTGTATTCCAAAAAGCCTGCTTCAGCTACCAGTCGACTACGAGGAACTGGCCAAAGCTGGGTCCATCATGGGATCGGGCGGTTTGATTGTCATGGACGATGAAACGTGCATGGTGGATGTTGCCAAGTACTTCATAGGCTTCCTTGAGGATGAATCCTGTGGCAAATGCCTTTCATGTCGTGAAGGGACAGAGAGGATGAGAGAGATATTGGAGGATATCACCGAGGGGCGCGGTAAGGAGGGTGATATTGAATTACTGGAATCCCTTGCCGCTGTGGTGAAAGATGTTTCTCTCTGTGGACTTGGCTCAACGGCACCAAATCCGGTCCTTTCTACTATTCAATATTTCAGAGATGAATATGAAGCACATATCAAAGAGAAGAGATGTCCGGCAAGAGTCTGTCGGGCCCTGGTGCAGTACAGGATAGATCCAGAAGCATGTACGGGCTGCCGTGCGTGTCTGACGGTCTGCCCCGAAGGGGCAATAACCGGAGAGCGGAAGAAGGCCCATGTGCTGGACCGGAAAAAGTGCATCAAGTGCGGAGCCTGCGTCGAGGTGTGCAAGCCTGACGCAATCATCGTGGAGTAA